From a single Capsicum annuum cultivar UCD-10X-F1 chromosome 12, UCD10Xv1.1, whole genome shotgun sequence genomic region:
- the LOC107850788 gene encoding probable protein phosphatase 2C 40, whose translation MMGRQAITDPGGEIKISFGYHCNNSTDDSGEDSDGVDVRPGSKLRRNNSSFSCLSGAALSANATLANTNICNGLFGAEILPALDSPTSFRRIPSSASLSKLDLLSSSFQSGLSNLSCSPSSPSELAEDNSSSLRSTSAPSRCESFLKATEVKVAGGAAGEDRVQAVCSEENDSLFCGIYDGFNGRDAADFLAGTLYETIRHYLGLLERELERECKVEVKDTLGNVNNGSYVNCVAKGLPYLEMEKSCTSFKQRVLNSLEQALVQAENDFLHMVEQEMDNRPDLVSIGSCVLVVLLLGKNMYVLNAGDSRGVLATYAEGVGANSDGWLQAVQLTVSHTVDDESERIQLLKNHPEDPSPIVGGKVKGKLKVTRALGVGYLKKKSMNDALMGILRVRNLISPPYISVQPSLTVHEVSSSDHFVVLGSDGLFDFFNNDDVVKLVRSYIQRYPFGDPAKFLVERLVMRAADCAGLSKEELMSVPAGRRRKYHDDVTVIVIILGMNKRTSKASTCL comes from the exons ATGATGGGTAGACAAGCGATAACTGATCCAGGAGGGGAaatcaaaataagttttgggtaTCACTGTAATAACAGCACAGATGATTCTGGCGAGGATTCAGATGGTGTTGACGTACGTCCTGGAAGTAAACTTCGAAGAAACAACAGTTCCTTCTCTTGTCTGTCTGGGGCAGCTCTAAGTGCCAACGCGACACTAGCTAACACAAATATTTGCAATGGATTGTTTGGGGCTGAGATACTGCCAGCACTGGATTCACCTACTTCATTCCGCCGAATACCCTCTTCTGCGTCGTTGTCAAAGTTGGAtttattatcatcttcttttCAGAGTGGCTTGTCAAACTTAAGTTGTAGTCCATCCTCTCCGAGTGAGCTAGCTGAAGACAATTCATCTTCATTGAGGTCCACGAGTGCTCCTTCTAGGTGTGAAAGCTTCCTTAAAGCAACGGAAGTTAAAGTTGCTGGTGGTGCAGCGGGTGAAGACAGAGTTCAGGCTGTTTGTTCAGAAGAGAATGACTCGCTCTTCTGTGGGATATATGATGGATTTAACGGAAGAGATGCAGCTGATTTTCTGGCCGGAACATTGTACGAAACAATTAGACATTACCTCGGTTTATTGGAACGGGAACTCGAGCGAGAGTGTAAAGTTGAAGTTAAAGATACTCTAGGAAATGTTAATAACGGTTCATACGTTAATTGTGTTGCGAAAGGGCTTCCTTATTTAGAGATGGAAAAGTCGTGTACGTCTTTTAAGCAAAGGGTGCTTAATAGCCTGGAACAGGCTCTTGTTCAAGCTGAAAACGATTTCCTTCATATGGTTGAACAGGAAATGGATAATCGCCCCGACTTAGTATCGATTGGATCCTGTGTATTAGTGGTGCTTCTACTCGGGAAGAACATGTACGTGCTCAATGCAGGAGATAGTCGAGGTGTATTGGCAACTTATGCTGAAGGCGTTGGTGCTAATAGTGATGGATGGTTGCAAGCTGTGCAGCTGACTGTTAGTCATACTGTTGATGATGAATCTGAAAGAATTCAACTATTGAAGAATCATCCTGAAGATCCATCACCGATCGTGGGCGGTAAAGTCAAGGGAAAGCTAAAGGTTACTCGGGCACTTGGAGTCGGTTACTTGAAAAAG AAGAGTATGAACGATGCTTTAATGGGAATTCTTCGTGTCCGTAATCTAATAAGTCCTCCATATATCTCTGTACAACCGTCTCTGACTGTACATGAAGTATCAAGTTCCGATCACTTTGTTGTACTTGGAAGCGATGGTCTATTTGACTTCTTCAACAACGATGATGTTGTAAAGCTTGTCCGTTCTTATATTCAACGTTACCCTTTTGGCGATCCAGCCAAATTTCTTGTTGAGCGGCTTGTCATGCGAGCAGCAGATTGTGCAG GCCTTAGTAAGGAAGAGTTGATGAGCGTACCAGCTGGGAGGAGGAGGAAATATCATGACGATGTGACAGTAATCGTGATCATCCTCGGAATGAACAAGCGCACCTCAAAAGCATCGACCTGTCTCTGA
- the LOC107850789 gene encoding flowering-promoting factor 1-like protein 3: MSGVWTFKNGVVRLENRGDCHVSATTGRRKVLVHVASDEVITCYENLERKLCNLGWERYYDDPQLLQYHKRSTIHLISLPLDFTRFKSMHMYDIVVKNRNEFEVRDM; the protein is encoded by the coding sequence ATGTCTGGTGTTTGGACGTTCAAAAACGGCGTCGTTCGCCTCGAAAACCGTGGTGATTGCCACGTCAGCGCGACGACCGGTCGCCGGAAAGTTCTTGTTCATGTAGCTAGTGATGAAGTGATAACATGTTatgaaaatcttgaaagaaaGCTTTGTAATCTTGGATGGGAAAGGTATTATGATGATCCACAACTTCTACAATATCATAAAAGATCAACAATTCATCTTATTTCTTTACCATTGGATTTTACTAGGTTTAAATCCATGCACATGTATGATATTGTCGTTAAAAATCGCAATGAATTTGAAGTTAGAGATATGTAA